The genomic segment ATCAGGTCGCCGGAGATCGCGATGCCCTTGACCGCGTTCGCGTGCAGCGGCAGATCGGTCACATGCGTCGCCCGCGTGCCGTCGATGCGCAGCACGATGCCTTCGCCGGTGTACGCGCCGATCACCGCGTGCGCCGCGCCGTCGCGCGCGAACGCCACGCCGCAGTTCAGCGGCGACCGATGCTGATGCAGCTCGCGGCCGCTGCGCGCGTCGAACACCTTGCCGAGCTGGCCGCCCGTCACGATCAGCTCGCCCGCCGGCGTGAGGAAATTGCACAGGCTGCCCGTGCGCGCATGCTCGCGCTGCTCGACGCGCACGATGCCCGCGTCGCCGATCGTCCACAGATGGCCGTCGACGGGCTGCACCGCGTTCACGCCGTGCGTCGGCGGCAGCTCGGCCGCGTCCCAGCGCTCGGTCTTCCAGTTGTAGCGGCGGTAGCTCGAATGGAACGTCGAGAACACGATGTGCTCGTCGCCCTCGAACGAGCACGAGCGCGGCCACACCTCGGGCGGCAGCGCCGCGCCGCCGAGCGCCTGCGGCTCGCCGGCCGCGCCGATCTTCCAGAGCCGCATCGTGCGGTCATACGACAGCGACACGAGCAGGCCCCGGTCGCCGTCGAGCACGAGGCGCTTCACGCCCGCGTCGTGCGCGTCGATCGTCGCGCGCGCGCCGTCGGCGCCGATCGCGATGATCTCGCCTTCGTCGTTGCCCGCGAAAATGCGCCCGTCGGCGGCGATCGCGATCGTGTCGGTCTCGATGCCGTCGAGATCGATGTCGGCGACGAGGCCGTTCTTCGCGAGCGACCAGCGCTTGATCGTGCCGTCGTCGCTCGACGACACGATCTCGTCGGCGCCGCGCATCCATTCGACCGAGATCACGTCGGCGGTGTGGCCGCCGAACGTGTGCAGCAGCCTGCCGCCGAAATCGTAGACCCGCACGCGGTGATCGCGCGACGCGGTCGCGACGAGCGGCTTGTCCGGATGGAACACGCTCATCTCGACGTCGTCCTCCTGGTCGGCAAATACGGCGACGAGCCGCAGATCGGGCACGGTCCAGAGGCGGGCGCTGTAATCGGACGACGACGTGACGACGTACGCGCCGTCGGGCGAGAACGCCCCCTGGTTCGCGAGGTGGTCGTGCATCGCGCGGGCGAGCGGACGCTGGGTCTTCGCGTCCCACAGGATGACCTGGTTGTCGTAACCGGCCGTCAGGACGTACTGGTCGCGGTGCGCGGCAATCCCGCTGATCGGTGCGCGGTGAGTGATCATTGGAGTTCCTGGCTGAGGTTGATGGCGTGACGGTGGTGATCGATCTTCGCGCGCAGGTAGCCGTGGTTCGTGGTGTTGACGAACACCCCCGTCTGCCTCACGCGCCGAATCCGGATGCCGTGCCTTTCGATCTGCGAGACCTTGTCCGGGTTGTTGGTGACGAGCGAGATCTCGGTGACGCCGAGCGCCTGCAGCATTTGCGCGGCGACGCGGAAATCGCGCATGTCGTCGGGGAAGTTCAGCGCGCGGTTCGCGGCGAACGTGTCGAGGCCTTGCGCGATCTGCAGGCGGTACGCGTCGAGCTTGTTGTACAACCCGATGCCGCGGCCTTCCTGGCGCAGATAGAGCAGGATGCCGCCTTCGCGGCCGAACATCGCGACCGATTCGTCGAGCTGCTCGCCGCAATCGCAGCGCGCGGAGCCGAACACATCGCCCGTCAGGCACTCGGAATGCACGCGCACGAGCGGCGCGTCGGCGAGCGGCCCGAAAACGAGCGCGAGATGCTCGGCGCTGTCGCACAGGCCCTGGAACGTCACCATCTCGGGCTCGAACCGCTGTTGCGCGGTGCGCGGACGAATGGGGACCTTGACGCGCGTACGGACGGACGCGCTCAGCGTTGGGGGGATTCGACCATCGTTCATGCTGTGCCTCAAGGTTATTCAACATTGAGATACGCATCGCGAAGAACACGGAAGTCTTTTGGGATTGTTGTGTCGAATGCTTGAATCGATTTCCGGGTTGTTGCTGTCTCTCGGGTTCTAGGCGAGCTCTTGATTGGCTGCTGCGTCCGATTGTGCAAAAGCATCGCCGATTGTGCATCCGTACCGATTACGGTATCGCCGGTCATTTTCCGATCCGCTTTTCGATTCGTTTCCGATTCGTTTCCGATCCGCTTCATCGCCGCGCGGTTGGTTGCGCGCTCAACCAACTTCCGACGCCGCTCGCGATAACGTCGCCGGCGCGGCCGCCTTGCCATAGTCGACGGGCGCATCGGCCGGGCGCGGCGTCTCGCCCGCGCGCTCGATCCAGCCGCCGCCCAGCGCGCGATACAGATCGACGAGGTTCGTCCAGCGCGCGAGCCGCGCGCTGATCAGTTGCTGCTGCGCCGAGTACAGATCCGTCTGCGCGGTCAGCACCGACAGATAGCTGTCGACGCCGTTCTTGTAGCGCAGGTCCGACAGATCGTAGCGGCGCTGCTGCGCATGCTCGTTGCGCTCGAGCGCCGCGATCTGCTGATCGTACGTGCCGCGCGCGGCGAGCCCGTCCGACACCTCGCGGAACGCGCTCTGGATCGCCTTCTCGTAGTTCGCGATCTCGATGCGCTTCTGCACGTGCGCGAGATCGAGGTTCGCGATGTTCTGCCCGCCTTCGAAGATCGGCAGCGCGATGCTCGGCGCGAACGACCACGCCGCCGTGCCCGCCTTGAACAGGCCGCCGAGCGTCGGGCTCGCGGTGCCGAACGCGCCCGTGAGCGAGATCTTCGGGAAGAACGCCGCGCGCGCCGCGCCGATGTTCGCGTTCGCCGCGCGCAGCGTCTGCTCGGCCTGCATGATGTCGGGGCGCCGCGTCAGCAGATCGGACGGCAGCCCGGCCGGGATGTCCGTCAGCAGGTTCTGCGCGTTCAGCGGCAGGCCGGCCGGCAGATCGTCGGGCAGCGGCTCGCCGATCAGCAGCACGAGCGCGTTGAGCGCCTGCGCGCGCGCGCGCGCCTGCGCCTGCTGGTTCGCGAGCGCCGTCTCGACGACCGTCTGCGCCTGCCGCAGATCGAGCTCCGAGCCGGTGCCGTTGTCGAACTGCAGCTTCGTCAGGTCGTACGACGCGCGCGCCGTCTTCAGCGTGTTCTGCGTGATCTGCAGCAGGTCGTCGGTCGACAGCAGCGTCAGATACTGATCGGCGACTTGCGCGACGAGCGAGATCTCCGCCGCCTTGCGCGCCTGCGCGGTCGCGAAGTATTGCGCGAGCGCCTGGTCCTTCAGGCTCTGCACGCGGCCGAACAGGT from the Burkholderia humptydooensis genome contains:
- a CDS encoding WD40 repeat domain-containing protein, whose amino-acid sequence is MITHRAPISGIAAHRDQYVLTAGYDNQVILWDAKTQRPLARAMHDHLANQGAFSPDGAYVVTSSSDYSARLWTVPDLRLVAVFADQEDDVEMSVFHPDKPLVATASRDHRVRVYDFGGRLLHTFGGHTADVISVEWMRGADEIVSSSDDGTIKRWSLAKNGLVADIDLDGIETDTIAIAADGRIFAGNDEGEIIAIGADGARATIDAHDAGVKRLVLDGDRGLLVSLSYDRTMRLWKIGAAGEPQALGGAALPPEVWPRSCSFEGDEHIVFSTFHSSYRRYNWKTERWDAAELPPTHGVNAVQPVDGHLWTIGDAGIVRVEQREHARTGSLCNFLTPAGELIVTGGQLGKVFDARSGRELHQHRSPLNCGVAFARDGAAHAVIGAYTGEGIVLRIDGTRATHVTDLPLHANAVKGIAISGDLIFSVAADASASWYRASTLEPVFELKHAHDKIANGCAGLGEGYFASVSRDLKLRIWSPDHHADVIATPHTHSIKCVAASADGRYVATGSYNGRVAVYDRTGARWAIDARVTTAGVSSLAYDPAARAFVASSYDGNVYRIPLEHA
- a CDS encoding GTP cyclohydrolase II; translation: MNDGRIPPTLSASVRTRVKVPIRPRTAQQRFEPEMVTFQGLCDSAEHLALVFGPLADAPLVRVHSECLTGDVFGSARCDCGEQLDESVAMFGREGGILLYLRQEGRGIGLYNKLDAYRLQIAQGLDTFAANRALNFPDDMRDFRVAAQMLQALGVTEISLVTNNPDKVSQIERHGIRIRRVRQTGVFVNTTNHGYLRAKIDHHRHAINLSQELQ
- the oprB gene encoding efflux RND transporter outer membrane subunit OprB, translating into MNDTMHRFPHDGAAASRRRHRRARGFAAAPIARTTVRAAAVAVALLAAGCTLAPRYERPAAPVSGAFPTDGVYAAQPGAASGARSANGQSAVDIGWREFFVDPRLQRLIETALKNNRDLRVSVLNVEASRAQYQITRAGLFPTLDGTGTGTIQRYPAGVSTTGQPLITRTYNVGVSASWELDLFGRVQSLKDQALAQYFATAQARKAAEISLVAQVADQYLTLLSTDDLLQITQNTLKTARASYDLTKLQFDNGTGSELDLRQAQTVVETALANQQAQARARAQALNALVLLIGEPLPDDLPAGLPLNAQNLLTDIPAGLPSDLLTRRPDIMQAEQTLRAANANIGAARAAFFPKISLTGAFGTASPTLGGLFKAGTAAWSFAPSIALPIFEGGQNIANLDLAHVQKRIEIANYEKAIQSAFREVSDGLAARGTYDQQIAALERNEHAQQRRYDLSDLRYKNGVDSYLSVLTAQTDLYSAQQQLISARLARWTNLVDLYRALGGGWIERAGETPRPADAPVDYGKAAAPATLSRAASEVG